GGCTAACATGGGGTGAGCTTGGGCgccatgctgtgtgtgtgtgaggtgtgagAGACAGACGCCGAGATAGCTCTGGAGGGATGCTAACCGCCTTGCGGTCTTGTGTCACTGATGCCATGTGACTGTGCCTGCGTTTCTCCATTCCTGCCTCTGGCCGGGCAGGAAGACATCTGTGGTCTGCTGGGTCCTGTGTTAGGGCCTTGTCCTGGATGGCGTGGGGCTGATGGCTCCTGCTTTTGAGAGTCCTGAGGGGTGCTTTTGTGCCTGGAGCCTTTAGCTGTGTCCCTAGGCTGTGCTGTGGGGCCCTGCGGAAGTCTTGCGGCCCCAGGACGGGGTATGGTGGGACCCACACCCACCTTGGGCCTCTTGGGGTGGAGGTTGGGGGAATGCCGTGCGGCTAACAAAGCTCTTACAGTTTTTCAATGTGTTTGAGGCAGTTAACAAGTATTTGCCTTTTGTTAGAATAAAGcttgggttgggcatggtggctgacaccttttaaaaaacttaaaaaattttttttggagacagagtctcactctgttgcccaggctggagttcagtgaccctgtcttggctcactgcaaccttcacctcctgggttcaagcaattctcctgcctgagcctccagagtagctgggattacagatatgtgccacctcgccagctaattctttttttcattttttattttagtagagaccgggtttcaacatgttgtccagcttgtctcaaacttatgacctcaggccatctgcccgcctcggcctcccaaactgttaggattacagacatgagccactatgcctgacatattgattttattttttaattttttgagactgagtctccctttgtcactcaggctggagtgtagtggcgagatctcagctccctgcaacctccacctcttagatcaagtgattctcttgccttagcctcccaagtagcctggaatacgggcttgtgccaccatgcctggttgatttttgtatttttagtagaaatggggtttcactgtgttagccaggatgatcttcatctcctgaccttgtgatctgcccgccttggccttccaaagtgctggaattaaaggcgtgagctactgcacccagctaattttgtatttttattagagatggggtttcaccatattggtcaggctggtctcgaactcctgacctcgtgatctgcctgcctcggcctctcaaaatgctgggattacacacgtgagccaccgcacctggtcatgctgacagtttttttttgttttgttttgtttttgagatggagtttcgctcttgttacccaggctggagtgcaatggtgccgtctcggctcaccacaacctccgcctcccgggttcaggcaattctcccgcctcagcctcctgagtagctgggattacaggcacgtgccaccatgcccagctaattttttgcatttttagtagagaaggggtttcaccatgttgaccaggatggtcttgatctcttgaccttgtcatccacccggcctcggcctcccaaagtgctgggattataggcctgagccactgcgccggcagCATGCTGACagttttaatcccagcactttgagaggccaaggcgggaagattgcttgaggccagaagttccagaccagctaaGTAactagtgagacccctgtctacaaaaataaatgtggtagtacatgcctgtgtttccagctactgggaaggttgaggtgggagagtcacttgaacctggaaggtggaaggtcCAGTGGActgtgatcatgcctctgcacttcagcctgggcgacagagtgagaccccatgtcaaaaagaaaaaagaaaaagcctgggtgtagtggctcacatctgttgtcccagcactttgggaggctgagggggccagatcatgaggtcaggaattcaaacctggccaacatggtaaaaccctgtctctactaaaaatacgaaagttatctgggcatggtggcatgtgcctgtaatcccagccattctggagtatgaggcaggagaattgcttgaattgggacctgggaggcagaggttgccatgagccgagattgcgccattgtactccatcccgggctaaagagcaagactccttaaaaaaaaaaaaaaatagaaaacaaaagaatgaagcttGGCCTGGGCAGGGCGGCTAGGAAGGGCCTCTGTCTGCGTTTGGAAATCAGTTTTGGTGAATGTCCCGGCTCAGGGCCCGCCTTCTCAAAGGGCAAGCGCTCTGGTCTCCTGCCGCAGGCCTTCGTGTCCGCCCCTTGGCTCTTGGCCCTCTCACCTGTGGAAAGGGCCGTGTAGGTCAGAGGTGGGGGACCCAGGGGTTTGTGTGACCCCTGCCACAGTGCATGGCACACAGCAAGCTTGCAGGCAGAGGCAGCTGTCCTCATCACTTGGGGGCCAGCCTCCCTGCCCTAGGGCTGTCGTGGAGTGGCCTCAGGGACCACTGGGGGCCTGCTGTTTTGGCCACACTGGCCTCTGCCCTCCTGGGGCTTCtccatctcttcacctcgtgCTTCCTGAGCCATTTTATCTTCACTGTCTGCCTCCTCCTACACTGGACTGTGGGCTCCCAGAGGCCAGGGCTGGCTGTCTTGCTCACTGTTAAGTTTTTTGGCTGAaatcacagtgcctggcttgtGGCATATGTCCAATGCCCATGTGCTGATCAGCTTGGTTGTGCGGTGCACATAATAGATGTATGTGTTTGTGGGTGGGGCTTGAAGAACCCCCTCCCAAGCCTCTGAGGGTGGGACAAGTGGGTCAGACCCAGGGTGAGACGGTTACAGAGACTCGCACATACCCCAGTTTATACACGAGGAAGCACACTGAAACAGGTGCAGGCCACTGACAAGGGAGTAGCTGTATCTGCATTGCTCAGACCCCTTCTGACAAGAAGGGTGTGCTTGGGAGCGGGTGGAGTGTGGATGCTAGTCTCGGGAGGGGCTCCGGGTCACATCCAGGTCTTTGGCAGGTTCGGAGCGACTTTGGCCGTTGGCCTGACCATCTTTGTGCTGTCTGTCGTCACTATCATCGTCTGTTTcacctgctcctgctgctgcctgtACAAGACGTGCCGCCGACCGCGTCGTAAGCATGCCCACCCTGCCCCACTGACCCCTTCGGGTGGCAAGGGGAGTTGACCAGGCCCTACTTTGGCTAAGCTGGAGGGATGGGTGGCAAGCCTGGCCCTCAAGAcctagggaggtggaggagggtcCTGACTGGAATTCTCTTTGCAGCGGTTGTCACCACCACCACGTCCACCACTGTGGTGCATGCCCCTTACCCTCAGCCTCCAAGTGTGCCGCCCAGCTACCCTGGACCGAGCTACCAGGGCTACCACGCCATGCCCCCTCAGCCAGGGATGCCAGCAGCACCCTACCCAATGCAGTACCCACCGCCTTACCCAGCCCAGCCAATGGGCCCGCCGGCCTACCACGAGACCCTGGCTGGTGAGTGCCCCTGCCCACTCTAGCCCTGCCTGAATTCCTGAGTCCCTGCCAGCACCCCTCAGGCACCCATCCCAGAATACATCGCTGAATAGGCCTCTGCTCCTTTCTGCTTGCCTGCCACTCACATGGCAGCCCACCATGCTCACAGCCAACCAGGGTCCTCTCTGCTTTCAGGAGGAGCAGCGGCACCCTACTCTGCCAGCCAGCCTCCTTACAACCCGGCCTACATGGATGCCCCGAAGGCGGCCCTCTGAGCATGCCCTGGCCTCTCTGGCTGCTACTTGgttttgttgtgtgtgtatgagtggtGTGCAGGCACGGTTCCCTACGCCCCATGCGTGCTGTGTGTGTCCTGCCTGTATATGTGGCTTTCTCTCATGCTGACGAGGGGAAGAACAATCCTTGCCAGAGTGGGCTGGGACCAGACTTTGCTGTCTTCCTCACCTGAAATTATGCTTCTTAAAAATCTCAAGCCAAACTCAAAGAATGGGGTGGTGGGGGTACCCTGTGAGGTGGCCCCTCAGAGGTGGGGGGCTCTCCAGGGCACATCTGGAGTTCTTTTCCAGCTTACCCTAGGGTGACCAAGTATGGCCTATCACACCAGGATGAAGCAGCTGTATGATGCAGACGTGTCCTGGTTTCAGCAGTGTAGCCAGCTGCTGCTCGAGGCCATGGCTTGTCCCCAGAGTTGGAGGTACCCTTTGCAGCGTCAGAAACCTGATGCAGGTGAAGCTTGAGATCTGACCAAGTTGGGCTTTGATCCTCTCGGCAGATGTCCATTGCTCCCTGGGGCCTGTGTCATGCCCATTAGGGGTCAGGCAGCCTCTTGATGCCAGAACACC
The genomic region above belongs to Saimiri boliviensis isolate mSaiBol1 chromosome 8, mSaiBol1.pri, whole genome shotgun sequence and contains:
- the SHISA5 gene encoding protein shisa-5 isoform X4, which translates into the protein MGFGATLAVGLTIFVLSVVTIIVCFTCSCCCLYKTCRRPRPVVTTTTSTTVVHAPYPQPPSVPPSYPGPSYQGYHAMPPQPGMPAAPYPMQYPPPYPAQPMGPPAYHETLAGGAAAPYSASQPPYNPAYMDAPKAAL
- the SHISA5 gene encoding protein shisa-5 isoform X2 codes for the protein MAAPAPAPRVLLLLLLLLPPPPGGEPRAHGEVCTASRGLSLFPESCPDFCCGTCYDRYCCSDVLKKFVWTEEGCSVPEASVPADVEPVEQLGSALRFRPGYDDPMSGFGATLAVGLTIFVLSVVTIIVCFTCSCCCLYKTCRRPRPVVTTTTSTTVVHAPYPQPPSVPPSYPGPSYQGYHAMPPQPGMPAAPYPMQYPPPYPAQPMGPPAYHETLAGGAAAPYSASQPPYNPAYMDAPKAAL
- the SHISA5 gene encoding protein shisa-5 isoform X3, whose product is MAAPAPAPRVLLLLLLLLPPPPGAHGEVCTASRGLSLFPESCPDFCCGTCYDRYCCSDVLKKFVWTEEGCSVPEASVPADVEPVEQLGSALRFRPGYDDPMSGFGATLAVGLTIFVLSVVTIIVCFTCSCCCLYKTCRRPRPVVTTTTSTTVVHAPYPQPPSVPPSYPGPSYQGYHAMPPQPGMPAAPYPMQYPPPYPAQPMGPPAYHETLAGGAAAPYSASQPPYNPAYMDAPKAAL